A region of Pyxidicoccus parkwaysis DNA encodes the following proteins:
- a CDS encoding MFS transporter, whose amino-acid sequence MSSLRLPRLSSLRALRHRDFAFILAGATLSNIGTWMEVLALGVYVTKVTGRAEWTGGVAALTFLPAIVLSPLGGALADRFDRRRYVALGTALELLLAGTLATLAFTGRLTVPAIAVVSFLNGCVTSLFLPAFTALIVSAVPKDDLHSALSLDSAQYNLGRICGPALGAAVVTLVGVEWALLTNTLSFLAVLVGLAFARGATSTGTPPTGSLWTGIAEGMKVAREDPGIALALLGTLLVALCIAPFTALAPVMAIRVLNLDAGATSLLVGAQGTGALLAALAAGSLADRFGRGRLLEWCVLLIGLMAAAYWLSPSLPVAALAVLGLGSLYMLTNTGLATLCQTRVPAEMRARIASFSGMLLYAGFTFGVWLQGALADRLGVRLVTASAALSFFVLAVMLRSLRPRAFAVLET is encoded by the coding sequence GTGTCCTCGCTCCGACTGCCGCGTCTCTCCTCGCTTCGCGCCCTGAGGCACCGGGACTTCGCCTTCATCCTCGCCGGTGCCACGCTCTCCAACATCGGCACGTGGATGGAGGTGCTGGCACTGGGCGTGTACGTGACGAAAGTCACGGGCCGCGCGGAGTGGACGGGCGGCGTCGCCGCGCTGACGTTCCTCCCCGCCATCGTCCTGTCGCCGCTGGGTGGAGCGCTGGCGGACCGGTTCGACCGGCGCCGCTACGTGGCGCTGGGAACGGCGCTGGAGCTCCTCCTGGCCGGCACGCTGGCAACGCTCGCCTTCACCGGCAGGCTCACGGTGCCCGCCATCGCCGTCGTGTCGTTCCTCAATGGCTGCGTCACCAGCCTCTTCCTGCCGGCCTTCACCGCGCTCATCGTCAGCGCGGTGCCGAAGGACGACCTGCACAGTGCGCTGAGCCTGGACTCCGCGCAGTACAACCTGGGGCGCATCTGCGGCCCGGCGCTGGGCGCGGCGGTGGTGACGCTGGTGGGCGTGGAGTGGGCGCTGCTCACCAACACCCTCTCCTTCCTCGCGGTGCTGGTGGGACTGGCCTTCGCGCGAGGCGCAACCTCCACCGGGACGCCGCCCACCGGGAGCCTGTGGACGGGCATCGCCGAGGGCATGAAGGTGGCGCGGGAAGACCCGGGCATCGCGCTGGCGCTGCTGGGCACGCTGTTGGTGGCGCTGTGCATCGCGCCCTTCACCGCGCTGGCGCCCGTCATGGCCATCCGCGTGCTGAACCTGGACGCGGGCGCCACGTCGCTGCTCGTCGGAGCGCAGGGCACGGGCGCGCTGCTCGCGGCGCTCGCGGCGGGCTCGCTGGCGGACCGCTTCGGCAGGGGGCGTCTGCTGGAGTGGTGCGTGCTGCTCATCGGCCTGATGGCGGCGGCGTACTGGCTGTCTCCGTCGCTGCCCGTCGCCGCCCTGGCGGTGCTGGGACTGGGCAGCCTCTACATGCTGACGAACACGGGGCTGGCCACGCTGTGCCAGACGCGCGTGCCCGCGGAGATGCGAGCCCGCATCGCCAGCTTCAGCGGCATGCTTCTCTACGCCGGCTTCACCTTCGGCGTGTGGCTACAGGGCGCGCTGGCGGACCGGCTGGGTGTGCGCCTGGTCACCGCGAGCGCGGCGCTGTCCTTCTTCGTCCTCGCGGTGATGTTGCGCTCGCTGCGTCCGCGCGCGTTCGCCGTCCTGGAGACCTGA
- a CDS encoding TenA family transcriptional regulator: protein MRNQSIEAELNKNPNREQLLKHRFFQMVDERALSKDQAETVLGQWWHPMHYFPNFLGRLLAACPQLEMKTAVSHILDQEVGEGDPANAHERLFITTMTDAGLARAAVSEAEMTPATQRLIDGYKRSTEDYLTGLGFLYGTEVADLTMVAKLGKLLRRTTGLKVLPWVDIHVKQEPDHVETASHTVGLQYTDVEMATIVRGAEDMWRLWVGFFDELHNRVV, encoded by the coding sequence ATGCGGAATCAATCCATCGAGGCGGAGCTGAACAAGAACCCCAACCGTGAACAGCTCCTCAAGCACCGCTTCTTCCAGATGGTGGATGAGCGTGCGCTGTCGAAGGACCAGGCGGAGACGGTGCTCGGACAGTGGTGGCACCCGATGCACTACTTCCCCAACTTCCTCGGGCGGCTGCTGGCGGCATGTCCGCAGTTGGAGATGAAGACGGCCGTCTCACACATCCTGGACCAGGAGGTGGGCGAGGGAGACCCGGCCAACGCGCACGAGCGGCTCTTCATCACCACGATGACGGACGCGGGGCTGGCGCGCGCGGCGGTGTCCGAGGCGGAGATGACTCCCGCGACGCAGCGGCTCATCGACGGCTACAAGCGCTCCACGGAGGACTACCTCACGGGCCTCGGCTTCCTCTACGGCACGGAGGTGGCGGACCTCACCATGGTGGCGAAGCTGGGCAAGCTGTTGCGCCGCACCACCGGCCTCAAGGTGCTGCCGTGGGTGGACATCCACGTGAAGCAGGAGCCGGACCACGTCGAGACGGCGAGCCATACCGTGGGGCTCCAGTACACGGATGTGGAGATGGCCACGATTGTGCGCGGCGCCGAGGACATGTGGCGCCTGTGGGTGGGCTTCTTCGACGAGCTCCACAACCGCGTTGTCTGA
- a CDS encoding DUF5916 domain-containing protein, translating into MSSHAKWVAALLVALCGTVSQGALEGPGKDQFLRAARTPGRITVDGRLDEPVWATAPVFDGFVQRFPKAGATPTERTELRVLYDDDTLYVGVYAHDSQPALIDYRLGRRDSLPRGDSVHLLIDSAHDHRTAMVFSLSASGVQSDGLYFDDRNYTQNWDGVWDAAAASAPDGWVAEYAIPLSLLPFPQAEVQTWGFSVRRDIGRKNEEIESVENPRTTNAVASRLGHLTGMEALRPHARWEVRPYLAARGVMRPQFSAPAQPTPRLLSPVLDVGLDAKAAVTSDLTLSATLNPDFGEVEADQLLLNLSTFESFYPERRPFFTQGLELFEPVGMTSDTAPMSLFYSRRIGLATPILGAAKMTGTVGSGVQVGVMEALVTAPWQQRDETSPDRALHLNASRPLHLGPGVELPGAPTATTNFLVAMARTKVGTSSRVGVSLASAQPFEGTCRPEDVDPQLGGLPPASCTALGSLAGALDFDLKTGDSQWGVLGLVTASRAVAGPPERLLRDGTVLRRGDAGLGGYVRAGRFGGKGFRPELGLDFAQPTLELNATGFQRTQNAMLPRFQLQYAQPDGFGPLNDFFATFTVKPQWTADGRRVYRGTSASLSVDSLLPSFDVLGVQGTLDVGGYDVRELSGTGVPLERTGVAYFGLYGTTKSTRLVSVGGNAGINRRLVTDAAPAHWDWAASLYAVMTPHPALQTRVEVGSDRTRHGPRYVMSLDDSDSQFLLGDLDSRFLSLTLRQQWIVSPKLTLQGYAQLFTAYGVYGRYFTAQSDAARSRIDLDALEPSGAPANFNFHDTALNVNAVARWEYRLGSTLFLVYSHTQQGLPTPVGEVAPATLGPKRLLDGPATDAVMLKWSYYWGA; encoded by the coding sequence ATGTCGTCTCATGCGAAGTGGGTCGCGGCGCTGCTGGTGGCGTTGTGTGGGACGGTGAGCCAGGGCGCGCTGGAAGGCCCCGGCAAGGACCAGTTCCTGCGCGCGGCGCGTACTCCGGGCCGAATCACCGTGGACGGGAGGCTGGACGAGCCGGTGTGGGCCACCGCGCCCGTGTTCGACGGCTTCGTGCAGCGCTTCCCCAAGGCGGGCGCCACGCCCACCGAGCGCACGGAGCTGCGCGTCCTGTACGACGACGACACATTGTACGTGGGCGTGTATGCGCACGACTCGCAGCCGGCGCTCATCGACTACCGGCTGGGTCGGCGAGACAGCCTGCCTCGCGGTGACAGCGTCCACCTGCTCATCGACTCGGCGCATGACCACCGCACGGCCATGGTCTTCTCGCTGAGCGCCAGCGGCGTGCAGAGCGACGGCCTCTACTTCGACGACCGCAACTACACGCAGAACTGGGACGGTGTGTGGGACGCGGCGGCCGCGAGCGCGCCGGACGGCTGGGTGGCCGAGTACGCCATTCCCCTGTCATTGCTGCCTTTTCCCCAGGCGGAGGTCCAGACGTGGGGCTTCTCCGTGCGCCGAGACATCGGCCGGAAGAACGAAGAAATCGAATCGGTGGAGAACCCTCGCACCACCAACGCGGTGGCCTCGCGACTGGGGCACCTCACCGGGATGGAGGCGCTGCGCCCGCACGCGCGCTGGGAGGTGCGGCCCTACCTGGCGGCTCGTGGCGTCATGCGGCCCCAGTTCTCCGCGCCCGCCCAGCCCACCCCCCGGCTGCTCAGCCCGGTGCTCGACGTGGGCCTGGACGCGAAGGCGGCGGTGACGAGTGACTTGACGCTGAGCGCCACCCTCAACCCGGACTTCGGCGAGGTGGAGGCGGACCAGCTCCTGCTCAACCTCTCCACCTTCGAGTCCTTCTACCCGGAGCGGCGGCCCTTCTTCACGCAGGGCCTGGAGCTGTTCGAGCCGGTGGGCATGACGTCCGACACGGCGCCCATGTCGCTCTTCTACTCGCGGCGCATCGGCCTCGCGACGCCCATCCTCGGCGCGGCGAAGATGACGGGCACCGTGGGCAGCGGCGTGCAGGTGGGTGTCATGGAGGCGCTCGTCACCGCGCCCTGGCAGCAGCGGGACGAGACGAGCCCGGACCGCGCGCTGCACCTCAACGCCAGCCGCCCGCTGCACCTGGGGCCCGGCGTGGAGCTGCCCGGTGCGCCCACGGCCACCACCAACTTCCTGGTGGCGATGGCGCGCACCAAGGTGGGGACGAGCTCGCGCGTGGGCGTCTCGCTCGCCTCGGCGCAGCCTTTCGAGGGCACGTGCCGGCCCGAGGACGTGGACCCGCAGTTGGGAGGATTGCCCCCGGCGTCGTGCACGGCGCTGGGCTCACTGGCGGGCGCGCTGGACTTCGACCTGAAGACGGGCGACAGCCAGTGGGGCGTGCTGGGCCTCGTCACGGCGTCGCGCGCGGTGGCGGGGCCTCCGGAGCGCCTGTTGCGCGACGGCACGGTGCTGCGGCGCGGGGACGCGGGCCTGGGCGGCTACGTGCGCGCGGGCCGCTTCGGCGGCAAGGGCTTCCGGCCCGAGCTGGGCCTGGACTTCGCGCAGCCGACGCTGGAGCTCAACGCCACCGGCTTCCAGCGCACGCAGAATGCGATGCTGCCGCGCTTCCAGTTGCAGTACGCGCAGCCGGACGGCTTCGGGCCGCTGAATGACTTCTTCGCCACCTTCACCGTGAAGCCCCAGTGGACGGCGGACGGGCGGCGCGTGTACCGCGGCACGTCCGCCAGCCTCAGCGTGGACTCGCTCCTGCCGTCCTTCGACGTGCTGGGCGTGCAGGGCACGCTCGACGTGGGCGGCTATGACGTGCGCGAATTGTCCGGCACCGGCGTCCCGCTGGAGCGCACGGGCGTGGCGTACTTCGGCCTCTACGGCACCACGAAGTCCACACGCCTGGTGTCCGTGGGCGGCAACGCGGGCATCAACCGCCGCCTCGTCACGGACGCCGCGCCCGCGCACTGGGACTGGGCGGCCAGCCTCTACGCGGTGATGACCCCGCACCCCGCGCTGCAGACGCGCGTCGAGGTGGGCAGCGACCGGACGCGGCACGGGCCGCGCTACGTCATGTCGCTGGACGACAGCGACAGCCAGTTCCTCCTGGGCGATCTGGACTCGCGCTTCCTGTCCCTCACGCTGCGGCAGCAGTGGATTGTGTCACCGAAGCTGACGCTGCAGGGCTACGCCCAGCTCTTCACCGCGTATGGCGTGTACGGCCGCTACTTCACGGCGCAGTCGGACGCCGCGCGCTCGCGCATCGACCTGGACGCGCTCGAGCCCTCGGGGGCCCCGGCCAACTTCAACTTCCACGACACGGCGCTGAACGTGAACGCGGTGGCGCGGTGGGAGTACCGCCTGGGCTCCACGCTCTTCCTCGTGTACTCGCACACCCAGCAGGGCCTGCCCACGCCGGTGGGCGAGGTGGCCCCGGCGACGCTGGGGCCGAAGCGGCTGCTGGACGGCCCGGCGACGGACGCGGTGATGCTCAAGTGGAGCTACTACTGGGGCGCGTGA